Below is a window of Enterobacter kobei DNA.
AGTCTCCTTTAAAATCCATTCTTGCATAATTACCATGAAAAACATGGTGGTTTTCCGTCGTCGCTGATAGATCGGAGGTTGCCCATGAAATGTCGACTTCCACAATGCTTTCACGACCTTTGCTTAACAGTGCCGAGTGTCTGGCGGAAATAGCGAGCTCATTTAATACTTCGGGGCTCTCTAGTAACATCTTTCTCATACTTTTCGTTACATCAGACACGGCGGGTTCAAAGATATGATCCTGTACCGTTAGTGTATGATTGTAAGCAAACTCCCGGTCCAGCGAGCATAACTCTACCTCAGGCAGTTTGACGTCTTTTAAAAACAGCGATGGCTGTAATTTATCGAACTCCCAGATTTCTGCGGTGCGATAGTCTGACGGCGACAATCCGGTCAACTTTTTGAACGCCCTCGCAAAACCCTGACTGCTGTGGTAATGAAACAAATAGGCAATCTCTGTTATTGGCAGTGACGTCATACGAATCAATACGGCGGCGCGGCAGATCCTTCTTCTGAAAATATAATCACCCAGCGACAGCCCATATTCCTGCTTAAACCAGTTTTCTATTGTGCGCCTGCTGTAGCCCAGCACTTTCGTAAGATCATCAATGTTCGCGAGAGAATAGATATTATCTTCAACCCACGAAATTATATGCTTACGAATAGTTTCTTTCATTCCCTTACAGTTTCCTCAAAGTGTAATCAGTAAAACGCATTGTACGGATCATTTTACGCAAAAAAGCATCTTCTCATTCATTTTGAGTATAGATGAATAACAGGCATGACCCTGAAGCCTTTCTCAAGCGGGAGCGTACCCCTCAGCAGGGCAGGGCATAGTTAACGGACATGCAGATACCCACGCCGGAAGAAGCGTGTTAACAAACAGGGTGGAGGCTTAGCGTTGCACGGAGGGGTCGATAGTCTGGCTGATCTGTTGAGACTGGACTTTATCCTGATGATGATACCAGGCGCCAATAGAGGAATAGACGAAGCGGCCAAAGAAAACGAAGAAGCTGATAAGAAGTACGATACGGGTCATGCGACTGTCAAATCGATGTCGTTTTCGCATACTGTTTGCCTGACTCACGAGGGGTCCTTTAGGGTAAACCCGATGTACGGGCGGTACGTTATTAAGGCACAAAGGCATCAGCAGGTCAATTCTGTATCACGTAAAAATTTGTCAGAGAAACATTAACCTGAATTATATATAAAGCTATGAAACATTTATCATAGTTATAAGTTAAGTGCAGAAATGAATTAAAGCGTAATTATTGACTCATCAGGGCATGTTTTTTGATGTAGATCAGTTGTTCGTATGCGCACCCCACTAAAATCGCTGCTGATTGCACGAATTGTGCCTGTACAGACGGGTTGGATGCCTGCCTGAAACACCCCTCCAGGACGCTGGGTTTTCTGACGAGCATCTATGACTTTCTTAAAAAGGTATCAACAATACAACGATCAATGGTGGGCATTACCTCTTATCCTTCCTGTTGTTTTACTGCCATTCGTTATCCTTGCTAATACATCGACTGTCGTCGCTGGCGGCGTCGTCACGCTTTACTATCTGCCGCTGGCATTTTTCATCACCTTGATGCTCTTTTTTGGCTGGGCCGCTTTGCCCGGTATCACGCTTGCGCTGCTGCTTCACTATTATCCGCATACTGACGGATTTGAAACGGTGGCCAAGATCATTCATTTTCTCATCCCGACTATCCTCAGTTGGGCGGGTTATCGCCTGTTTGTCACACGGCGGCATATGGTGTCGTACGGCAACGCCGACTTAATGGGGCAGCGACTTTTCTGGCAGGTGATCTGTCCCGCCACTCTCATTCTCCTGATCTTCCAGATGGCGGCGTATCTCGGCATGTACGACAACTACAGCATGCTGGCGGGGGCCAGCCCGTGGAGTGTCCGTACATTGATCAATTTCCAGGCGCTGATGGTAGGCTGCCTGACCGGCATACCGATGTGCTATCTGTTGATTCGCATCATCCGCCATCCCCGCTACGTGCGCAGTTTTATCTCCCAGATGCGCCGTGAGTTTGATCCGAAATGTACCCGGCTGGAGGTGGTGCTGTGGCTCGGATTGCTGATAACCGCCATGGGATTTTTGCTCCAGCCCTGGAACGAAGAAAGCACGATTTTCAGCTCCAATTACACGCTGACGCTGCTGATGCCGGTGATGCTGTGGGGCTCTATGCGCTTTGGGTATCGTTTTATGTCCCTCGTCTGGACGCCATTGCTGATTGTGGCGGTGCACTATTTTTACTGTTATCTGCCGGTTCGTCAGGATTACGGCATCCAGCTGACCATCACGTCATCCAGCTATCTGGTGTTCTCGTTCATCATTAACTATATGTCGATGCTGGCGACCAGCGAGCGTATGGCCCATGTCCGCGTCCGCCAGCTCGCTTACCTCGATCCGGTGATGCATATGCCGAACCTGCGGGCGCTGAACCGCGCGCTGACCGACACGCCCTGGTCGGTGCTCTGTTTTCTGCGTATCCCGGAGCTGGAAATGTTAGGACGCAATTACGGCGTTATGCTGCGGATCCAGTACAAGCAGAAGCTGGCGGAGTGGGTACGTCATCGTCTGCATACCCGTGAAGATGTCTACCATCTGTCGGGACCGGATCTGGTGATGCGGCTGAACACGGAATCCTATGAGGAACGCATCGATGCCCTCGATGCCTGGATCAAGCAGTTTCGCTTCGTGTGGGACGGTATGCCGCTACAGCCGCAGGTGGGGATCAGCTACTGCTATGTACGTTCCCCGGTCGCCCATCTTTACCTCTTGCTGGGAGAGCTCAGTACGGTGGCCGATCTGTCGCTTGCTACCACGCATCCCGAAAGCCTGCAACATCGCGGTGCCGCCAGCCTGCAACGCGGCCTGAAAGATAAGGTGGACATGATGAACCGGCTACAGCACGCGCTGGAAGCCGATCGCTTTGTTCTGCTGGCGCAGCCCATCGCCGGTATTCGCGGCGACGATTATCACGAGATCCTGCTGCGTATGGTGGGGGATAACGGCGAGTACATCGGTCCGGACAGCTTCCTGCCGGTGGCGCATGAGCTGGGACTGTCATCGCGCATCGACATGTGGGTCATTGAAAACACCTTACGCTTTATGGATACCCATCGGGATGTGCTGCCCGGCATGCGTTTAGCCGTTAACCTGTCGCCATCGTCGGTCTGCCGGGCACAGTTTACGCTGGAAGTCAGCCGCCTGTTGAAAGCGAGTAATATCGAAGCCTGGCAACTGATTTTTGAAGTGACCGAAAGCAACTCCCTGACCAACATCGAGCAGGCGAATCAGACCCTCGGGCAATTGCAGCATATGGGATGCCGGGTGGCGATCGACGATTTTGGTACCGGCTATGCCAGCTACGCGCGACTGAAAAACGTCAATGCGGATATTTTAAAAATCGATGGCAGCTTTATACGCAACATTACCTCGAACAGTCTCGATTATCAGATTGTCGCGTCCATTGTCCATCTGGCCCGCATGAAAAGAATGCAGGTAGTGGCGGAATACGTGGAAAGTGAAGAGATCCGCAAGGCGGCAGTGGAACTGGGGATCGACTACATGCAGGGTTATCTGATAGGCAAGCCTGCGCCGCTTAGCGACCTGCTTGCGAAAGCCACCCCGCCGTCACTACGCGCCTGAGCACGCAGTGACGGCAGGCCGGCATCAGGCTGCTACGTGGTCCGGGGCTTCTTCTTCCTCGATCTTGAGCATCCAGCCGGTAACCGACTGCCAGTACTCCTGCTCTTTTTCCAGGTCGAACAGCACCAGCGCATTCTGGCTGAACCAGTCGTGCGGGAAGCTCAGCGTCCAGTGATTATCATCGGTTTTCAGACGCAGCGTTGGCGGCGTGGTGGTGGCCTGGCGCTGGTTATTCAGCAGCACGCCGAGGCGCAGCAGCTGGATCAGCGGCAGGTAATGCTTCTTCTTGTACAGCGCGAAACGTGGCAGATCGTCAATTTTGATCGCCTTACGGTGATAGCGCACCATCGTCGCCATCATCATCTGCTGCTCCTGGTTAAAGCCCGGCAGATCGCTGTGTTGCAGGATGTAGGCCGAATGGCGGTGCATACCGCTGTGATTAATGTTGAGGCCAACTTCGTGGAGCATCGCTGACCAGCGCAGCAGCGCCGCCAGCGAGGGATTATCGAGCTTAGGATTCTGCGCCAGCCACTGATCGTACATCATCGTGGTGGTCTCCAGTACGCGCTTCGCCTGTTCCCGGTCAATGTTGTACTGATTCGCCAGGCTTTGCGCCGTGCGGCTGCGAATATCCTGATGACGAAAACGGCCTTCCATCTCATACAGTACGCCTTCACGCAGTGCACCATCGGAGAGACGCAGCTCGCGGATCGCCAGTGCGTCGAACACGCCGCAGAGGATCGCCAGCCCCGGCACGAACACCGCTTTACGCTCATCCGACAGGCCCGGCAGGCTCAGCGCATCAAAGCTTTTGGCCTTCAGCGTTTCACTCACCAGCAGATCCAGGCGTTCCGGCGTGATAAAGCCGTCTTTTTCGCCGAGGGCCAGCAGCACTTCATGCGCGGCTTTGATGCTGCCGGAGGCACCGAGCGCCACGTTCCAGCCCTGAATACGGTACTGCCACGCCAGACCTTCCAGCTTTTGTACGGCGGCGAGGCGCGCACGCTGAAAGTTTTCGCGGCTGATGGTACCACCGGGGAAGTAGATCTGCGCAAAGCTTACGCAACCCATACGGCGGCTTTCCACCAGTTTAGGTTCGAAATCTTCGCCGATCACCAGTTCCGTTGAACCACCACCAATATCAATGACGAGCTTGCGGCCTTTCTCCGGCTGCGTATGCTCCACGCCCATAAAAATCAGACGCGCTTCTTCGTTACCGGAAATAATTTCAATCGGGTAGGGGATCACTTCACTGGCGCGTTTTAAAAACTCAGAGGCGTTCAGCGCCTGACGCAGCGTATGCGTGCCGACGATGCAGACGCTGGAGGGAGAAAAGCCCTGCAGACGTTCCGCAAACAGCGCCAGACAGCTAAGCCCGCGCTCCATGGCCTCTTCGCTGAGCATATTTTTATCGTCCAGCCCGTCGGCCAGATGAACACGCTGTTTCAGGCGACCGATGATCTGCATCGCGCCATCTACCACACGGGCAATCACCATGTGAAAACTGTTCGAACCAAGATCGACCGCAGCAAACTCCTGCGGTCGTGGGGCGTTGTCATTTATAGGCATAGATTAGTCGGGCTGCTCGAGTGATTTGATGTAATCGTAAATCGCCAGTTGCGAGCGCACTTTACGGCGATTACCACGGGGTACATAAGTGTTGCTCAGCTCTTTATCGATATAACGCGCTTTTACCGTATCGTTAAGCTGCAAATCCACAATATTCAGGATCTGCTGTTTCAGACGCGGATCCAGCAACGGCGTTGCCACTTCAATACGGTAATCAATATTACGCGTCATCCAGTCAGCTGAGGAGAGATAAACCTGTTTATCACCACCGTTTTCGAAAATATAAACGCGATCGTGTTCCAGATAACGGTCAACAATGCTGATCACGCGAATATTGTCGCTGATGCCTTCAAGCTGCGGGATCAACGAACACATGCCACGTACCAGCAGGTTGACGGGAACGCCGGAGCCAGACGCAGCATACAGCCTGTCGACCAGACCTTTATCCACCAGGTTATTCAGTTTGAGAGTGATCCCGGACGGCAGTTTTTTCTGCGCATTGGCAATTTCGCGGTCGATCATATCATACAGCAGGCGACGCGAGTTTTGCGGCGAAACCAGCAGGTAGTCGAAGTTCACCGGCCGGTACGGGTTCTCGATAAAGTTAAACACCCGACGCACTTCGTTAGTGATACGCGCATCCGCCGTCAGCAGCGAATAGTCGGTGTACAGCCGCGCGGTTTTTTCGTTGAAGTTACCGGTGCCGATATGGGCATAACGCACCACCTCATCACCTTCTTTACGGGAGATGAGGAACAGCTTGGCGTGGATCTTAAGCCCAGGTGCCGAGAAGATAACGTGTACGCCCGCCTCGGTGAGACGACGCGCCCAGTGGATATTGGCTTCTTCGTCGAAACGCGCCTGTAGCTCCACCACCACCGTGACTTTCTTGGCGTTATGCGCCGCGTGGATCATCGCATCGATAATGCGGGAATCTTTCGCCACACGGTAGATGTTGATCTTGATTGCCAGCACGCTCGGGTCAAAGGACGCCTGACGCATCAGCTCAAGCACATGTTCAAAGGTGTGATACGGGTAATACAGCAGTACATCACGTTCACGAATGGCATCGAATCCGTTACGGAATTTATCGAACCACAGATGGCGCAAACGCGGTAGCGGCTTGTTGACCAGATTGGCCTTGCCGACGTTCGGGAAGCCAATAAAGTCTTTAAAGTTGTGATAGCGGCCACCCGGCACGGTGGAGTCATAGCGCGAAATGGTCAGCTTGTCGCGCAGCATCTCCACCATCGCGTCGGGCATGTCACGCTGATACACAAAACGCACCGGCTCGGCGGTCAGGCGCTGCTTCAGGCTGGAGGACATCAGCTCCATCAGGCTCGCTTCCATTTCGTGCACCAGATCATACTCGGCATCACGGGTCATTTTCATCGAGTAGGCGTTCAGCGCATCGTAATCAAAGAAGCCTTTGAAAATGTCATCAAGGCAGTAGCGCAGGATGTTATCCAGCAGGATCATCGGCTTGCGGCGACGCGGTGCTTCCGGCGGCAGATTCACAAAGCGCGGCACTTTGTCAGACGGGATCTCCAGCAGCGCATAACGGATAGCCTCGCCACGGATAATTTCCACCGCCAGATAGGTGTAATCGTCTTTCAGGAACTGCACCAGATCGGTTTCGCGATTAATCAGAATGGGTGTGATGTGCTGGCGCAGGTAGTGTTTGAAATAGTTACGCAACCAGCTCTGCTGGTTAACGGAAAGCTGGCGTTCATTGATCAGGAAGATCTGGTTACGTGCCATCTCCAGCAGCAGCTCGTTGTAGAGGCTGTCAAATTCCTGGTCGGCTTTCAACACGCGGGCCTGGATCTTGCCGAGTAAATGGCGTGAATGTGCGTTTGAACCTTGCTCTTCGCTGATGATGATCCGGCGTTTCAGTTCAGCAAAACGCACTTTGTAGAATTCATCAAGGTTATTGGAATAGATGCCCAAAAAACGCATGCGTTCGATAAGCGGGTTCGATTTATCAGCGGCTTCCTGAAGGACGCGCTCATTGAACGCCAACCAGCTCAGTTCTTTCTCGATATATAGCTTTTCCTGACCCATTACAACTCACACTCCGGTTCAATCACGGTTCGTGGCAATCCGTCTCTGCCTTCATTATGGCGAGCTTTGCCACAGGTTGTCCAATTGTGACAGGGAAGTATGACATTAAGTGTGTGAACGAAACGGCAGAATAAACCCTTTTTTTCCGCTAGCGTGCACAATGACGAGGGAGAGGGAAGGCCATGTGGGAAACGCGCGCGCTGGAATTAAATAATCAGGAAATATGGAACTGGGAACGGGTCTGTGAGTTTATTGATTACGCCTGCCGCCATGATTTTACGGCGCTGGTGCTCGGACAGATGGATCTCTTTGACAAGCTGGTGTCACCCGCAGGTTACTGGCCTGCACACTTAAACGATCGCCTCTCCAGTCAGCAGCGAGCGCGCTGCGTTTATCTGGAGCGGCTGGGAAATTATTGTCACGCGCGTGGCTTGCGCTTTTATCTGCAGGCGAAGGAGCTGAGCTTTCAGACCGATATTCTGCTCAGCCACCCGCAACTGCTCGACGCGCGGGAAGGCGTGCGCTTTGACATGGAGTTCTGGTGCCGTTATCTGATCGATAAAGTGGCGCTGATTTGCCAGCGCATCGCCTCCCTTGATGGCTTGTTAATCGCGCTGTCGAC
It encodes the following:
- a CDS encoding helix-turn-helix domain-containing protein, yielding MKETIRKHIISWVEDNIYSLANIDDLTKVLGYSRRTIENWFKQEYGLSLGDYIFRRRICRAAVLIRMTSLPITEIAYLFHYHSSQGFARAFKKLTGLSPSDYRTAEIWEFDKLQPSLFLKDVKLPEVELCSLDREFAYNHTLTVQDHIFEPAVSDVTKSMRKMLLESPEVLNELAISARHSALLSKGRESIVEVDISWATSDLSATTENHHVFHGNYARMDFKGDWDTYGAFSKIVYMFIMTKYKLKLRHEIHLMKLHSYTEERVNFSIFIPVM
- a CDS encoding YfgG family protein, producing MSQANSMRKRHRFDSRMTRIVLLISFFVFFGRFVYSSIGAWYHHQDKVQSQQISQTIDPSVQR
- a CDS encoding EAL domain-containing protein → MTFLKRYQQYNDQWWALPLILPVVLLPFVILANTSTVVAGGVVTLYYLPLAFFITLMLFFGWAALPGITLALLLHYYPHTDGFETVAKIIHFLIPTILSWAGYRLFVTRRHMVSYGNADLMGQRLFWQVICPATLILLIFQMAAYLGMYDNYSMLAGASPWSVRTLINFQALMVGCLTGIPMCYLLIRIIRHPRYVRSFISQMRREFDPKCTRLEVVLWLGLLITAMGFLLQPWNEESTIFSSNYTLTLLMPVMLWGSMRFGYRFMSLVWTPLLIVAVHYFYCYLPVRQDYGIQLTITSSSYLVFSFIINYMSMLATSERMAHVRVRQLAYLDPVMHMPNLRALNRALTDTPWSVLCFLRIPELEMLGRNYGVMLRIQYKQKLAEWVRHRLHTREDVYHLSGPDLVMRLNTESYEERIDALDAWIKQFRFVWDGMPLQPQVGISYCYVRSPVAHLYLLLGELSTVADLSLATTHPESLQHRGAASLQRGLKDKVDMMNRLQHALEADRFVLLAQPIAGIRGDDYHEILLRMVGDNGEYIGPDSFLPVAHELGLSSRIDMWVIENTLRFMDTHRDVLPGMRLAVNLSPSSVCRAQFTLEVSRLLKASNIEAWQLIFEVTESNSLTNIEQANQTLGQLQHMGCRVAIDDFGTGYASYARLKNVNADILKIDGSFIRNITSNSLDYQIVASIVHLARMKRMQVVAEYVESEEIRKAAVELGIDYMQGYLIGKPAPLSDLLAKATPPSLRA
- the ppx gene encoding exopolyphosphatase, which gives rise to MPINDNAPRPQEFAAVDLGSNSFHMVIARVVDGAMQIIGRLKQRVHLADGLDDKNMLSEEAMERGLSCLALFAERLQGFSPSSVCIVGTHTLRQALNASEFLKRASEVIPYPIEIISGNEEARLIFMGVEHTQPEKGRKLVIDIGGGSTELVIGEDFEPKLVESRRMGCVSFAQIYFPGGTISRENFQRARLAAVQKLEGLAWQYRIQGWNVALGASGSIKAAHEVLLALGEKDGFITPERLDLLVSETLKAKSFDALSLPGLSDERKAVFVPGLAILCGVFDALAIRELRLSDGALREGVLYEMEGRFRHQDIRSRTAQSLANQYNIDREQAKRVLETTTMMYDQWLAQNPKLDNPSLAALLRWSAMLHEVGLNINHSGMHRHSAYILQHSDLPGFNQEQQMMMATMVRYHRKAIKIDDLPRFALYKKKHYLPLIQLLRLGVLLNNQRQATTTPPTLRLKTDDNHWTLSFPHDWFSQNALVLFDLEKEQEYWQSVTGWMLKIEEEEAPDHVAA
- the ppk1 gene encoding polyphosphate kinase 1 produces the protein MGQEKLYIEKELSWLAFNERVLQEAADKSNPLIERMRFLGIYSNNLDEFYKVRFAELKRRIIISEEQGSNAHSRHLLGKIQARVLKADQEFDSLYNELLLEMARNQIFLINERQLSVNQQSWLRNYFKHYLRQHITPILINRETDLVQFLKDDYTYLAVEIIRGEAIRYALLEIPSDKVPRFVNLPPEAPRRRKPMILLDNILRYCLDDIFKGFFDYDALNAYSMKMTRDAEYDLVHEMEASLMELMSSSLKQRLTAEPVRFVYQRDMPDAMVEMLRDKLTISRYDSTVPGGRYHNFKDFIGFPNVGKANLVNKPLPRLRHLWFDKFRNGFDAIRERDVLLYYPYHTFEHVLELMRQASFDPSVLAIKINIYRVAKDSRIIDAMIHAAHNAKKVTVVVELQARFDEEANIHWARRLTEAGVHVIFSAPGLKIHAKLFLISRKEGDEVVRYAHIGTGNFNEKTARLYTDYSLLTADARITNEVRRVFNFIENPYRPVNFDYLLVSPQNSRRLLYDMIDREIANAQKKLPSGITLKLNNLVDKGLVDRLYAASGSGVPVNLLVRGMCSLIPQLEGISDNIRVISIVDRYLEHDRVYIFENGGDKQVYLSSADWMTRNIDYRIEVATPLLDPRLKQQILNIVDLQLNDTVKARYIDKELSNTYVPRGNRRKVRSQLAIYDYIKSLEQPD